A single genomic interval of Streptomyces graminofaciens harbors:
- a CDS encoding nuclear transport factor 2 family protein, whose product MSQTDNDRHEIRQLVENWALWRDAGDWGRFATVWHPRDGRMSATWFQGSATDFIKASREGFDNGVSILHFLGGHTADVAGDRAIAQTKMTINQRATIDGVEVDVVCTGRFYDFLSRHESRWTIVRRQPIYEKDRLDVVDPAASLMLDPELLNRFPTGYRHLAYLQTKAGFTVKDGLPGLTGTAVEQLYGEGKQWLAEA is encoded by the coding sequence ATGTCGCAGACCGACAACGACCGCCACGAGATCCGGCAACTCGTCGAGAACTGGGCGCTGTGGCGCGATGCCGGGGACTGGGGCCGCTTCGCCACGGTCTGGCATCCACGCGACGGCCGGATGAGCGCCACCTGGTTCCAGGGAAGCGCCACCGACTTCATCAAGGCCAGTCGTGAAGGCTTCGACAACGGAGTCAGCATCCTCCACTTCCTCGGTGGCCACACTGCGGACGTCGCCGGAGACCGAGCCATCGCCCAAACGAAGATGACCATCAACCAGCGCGCGACCATCGACGGCGTCGAGGTCGATGTCGTCTGCACCGGCCGCTTCTACGACTTCCTCTCCCGCCACGAGAGTCGCTGGACCATCGTGCGTCGGCAACCGATCTACGAGAAGGACCGGCTCGACGTCGTAGACCCCGCGGCCTCACTGATGTTGGACCCCGAACTCCTGAACCGCTTCCCGACCGGCTACCGGCACTTGGCCTACCTGCAGACCAAGGCGGGTTTCACGGTGAAGGACGGGCTTCCCGGCCTCACCGGCACAGCAGTCGAGCAGCTCTACGGCGAAGGCAAGCAATGGCTGGCGGAGGCCTGA
- a CDS encoding VOC family protein encodes MMVELVQTLDDEPFIYKDAYERLGYGFHHVAKAVPNVKEEEERREASGASVHFHDLPPGRDVYFLDAGEDAPGMIELVQDNEIT; translated from the coding sequence ATGATGGTCGAGCTCGTCCAGACCCTCGACGACGAGCCCTTCATCTACAAGGACGCCTACGAACGCCTTGGCTACGGCTTCCATCACGTAGCCAAGGCCGTGCCGAACGTCAAGGAAGAGGAGGAACGTCGTGAGGCGAGCGGAGCGTCGGTGCACTTTCACGATCTGCCCCCAGGGCGTGACGTCTACTTTCTGGACGCAGGTGAAGATGCCCCAGGGATGATCGAGCTCGTCCAGGACAACGAGATCACGTGA
- a CDS encoding TetR/AcrR family transcriptional regulator, which translates to MSSEPSLELPPAQQARSRLTQQRILEAGTALLEEGGTEALTVAAVAARAGVSVGSVYRRFAGKDRLIAALQYDMIDQFRNDIIRRFTPLHTDPTVLVASAVAGLTETFQAHARLMRVFITAGTTDPAVARIGSEASIDAGHVFRRFLEPIVPMIDGPEPELRLDVVYRLVYGACMNRVLHGEQFESERPLTWRQLTDELVDIACPYLLGASAR; encoded by the coding sequence GTGAGTAGCGAACCGTCACTCGAGCTGCCGCCGGCGCAGCAGGCGCGCAGTCGGCTGACCCAGCAGCGGATCCTGGAGGCAGGTACGGCCCTCCTCGAAGAGGGCGGCACCGAGGCGCTCACTGTCGCGGCCGTCGCTGCTCGGGCGGGCGTCTCGGTCGGCAGCGTCTACCGACGGTTCGCCGGCAAGGACCGCCTGATCGCGGCTCTGCAGTACGACATGATCGATCAGTTTCGCAATGACATCATTCGCCGCTTCACTCCGCTGCACACAGATCCGACCGTGCTGGTCGCCTCGGCGGTCGCCGGGCTCACCGAGACGTTTCAAGCGCACGCGCGCCTGATGCGCGTCTTCATCACCGCGGGCACCACCGATCCCGCAGTGGCTCGCATCGGGTCCGAGGCCAGCATCGACGCCGGCCATGTCTTCCGGCGATTCCTGGAGCCGATCGTGCCCATGATCGACGGGCCGGAGCCGGAACTGCGTCTGGATGTCGTCTATCGCCTGGTGTACGGGGCCTGCATGAACCGCGTGCTGCACGGTGAACAATTCGAGTCCGAACGGCCGCTGACGTGGCGTCAACTCACCGATGAGCTGGTGGATATCGCCTGTCCGTACCTGCTCGGCGCGTCGGCGCGGTAA
- a CDS encoding Rieske 2Fe-2S domain-containing protein, whose protein sequence is MTTTPEVDKGTAYGRPKPSYNARLREVGPRTPMGEALRRYWQPIASSETLLAGALPQKTRVLGEDLVVFRDGQGNPGVVIERCTHRGASLFYGRVEDDGIRCCYHGWKFDVQGHCIEQACEPGLGRRRDAARQPWYPVAERYGLVFVYMGPPELKPELPRYDALEDPAEDEKYFASWPVPHAAVLGMPADFSWLNIYENSADPTHVTWLHSTHSGYQMLGTGTFGYPENFFDPATIAERLTYERTDHGVKYTQRFEVEGEDGEVTEYGFAVEQQLPNVFGLPDYVKVTPDERPDQLLWVVPSDDTSHRLFFSIRTNDPERMVRFVIGITQNGKQNHELTDEERQRFPGDTEAQGSQGAITLDSEETLATGDRGVVMLRRMLLTMADDVEAGRDPINIIRDASEVHRTQSGLFTIGKRPAGDNADAPAAAGI, encoded by the coding sequence ATGACCACCACTCCAGAGGTCGACAAAGGCACCGCTTACGGTCGCCCGAAGCCCTCGTACAACGCCCGCCTCCGCGAAGTCGGGCCCCGTACGCCCATGGGCGAGGCACTGCGCCGCTACTGGCAGCCGATCGCCAGCTCGGAAACGCTCCTGGCCGGCGCCCTGCCGCAGAAGACCCGCGTACTGGGCGAGGACCTGGTCGTGTTCCGGGACGGGCAGGGCAACCCCGGTGTCGTGATCGAGCGCTGCACCCACCGCGGCGCCAGCCTCTTCTACGGGCGGGTCGAGGACGACGGCATCCGCTGCTGTTACCACGGCTGGAAGTTCGACGTGCAGGGCCACTGCATCGAGCAAGCGTGCGAGCCGGGCCTGGGGCGCAGGCGTGACGCCGCCCGTCAGCCGTGGTATCCGGTCGCGGAGCGCTACGGCCTGGTCTTCGTCTACATGGGCCCGCCCGAGCTCAAACCCGAGCTCCCCCGCTACGACGCGCTGGAGGATCCCGCTGAGGACGAGAAGTACTTCGCCAGCTGGCCGGTCCCGCACGCCGCGGTCCTCGGCATGCCGGCGGACTTCAGCTGGCTCAACATCTACGAGAACTCCGCCGACCCGACGCACGTCACCTGGCTCCACTCCACGCACAGCGGGTATCAGATGCTGGGCACCGGCACCTTCGGCTACCCCGAGAACTTCTTCGACCCGGCCACCATCGCCGAGCGCCTGACATACGAACGCACCGACCACGGTGTGAAGTACACCCAGCGGTTCGAGGTCGAGGGCGAGGACGGCGAGGTCACCGAGTACGGCTTCGCGGTCGAGCAACAGCTTCCCAACGTCTTCGGCCTGCCGGACTACGTGAAGGTGACCCCCGACGAGCGCCCGGACCAGTTGCTGTGGGTCGTGCCCTCCGACGACACCAGCCACCGGCTCTTCTTCTCGATCCGCACGAACGATCCCGAGCGCATGGTCCGCTTCGTGATCGGCATCACGCAGAACGGCAAGCAGAACCACGAGCTGACCGATGAGGAGCGCCAGCGATTCCCCGGTGACACGGAGGCCCAGGGCTCGCAGGGAGCGATCACCCTGGACTCAGAGGAGACCCTGGCCACCGGAGACCGTGGCGTCGTCATGCTGCGACGCATGCTTCTCACGATGGCCGACGACGTCGAGGCCGGGCGCGACCCGATCAACATCATCCGCGACGCGTCGGAGGTCCACCGCACCCAGTCCGGCCTCTTCACCATCGGCAAGCGCCCGGCGGGCGACAACGCCGACGCCCCGGCCGCCGCCGGCATCTGA
- a CDS encoding maleylacetate reductase, translated as MKFTHETLSQRVVFAAGESPAAVAAEVEALGGSKVMLIASEREKELADPIAKEIPVVLRHEEVVMHVPVEVARRARRAAADAGADILVSVGGGSTTGLAKAVAMTTGLPIVAVPTTYAGSEATNVWGLTEGETKTTGVDDEVLPASVVYDAGLLTTLPGEMTVASGLNAMAHCVDSMWGPRSDPIDRALAQEGIRALATGLPTVADDSTSVKGIEQTLYGAYLAAVAFASAGSGMHHKICHVLGGMFNLPHAQTHAVVLPHVLAFNAPHAPEAEARIAQAFGAVFRTTRTASAGLAALRHALDAPRALRDYGMPEDGIAKALGPITQAIPVNNPTPVNDENLTALLKAAWAGDPIS; from the coding sequence ATGAAGTTCACACACGAAACCCTTTCCCAGCGGGTGGTGTTCGCAGCCGGGGAGTCACCCGCCGCCGTGGCGGCGGAGGTCGAGGCGCTCGGCGGTTCCAAGGTCATGCTGATCGCGTCGGAGCGCGAGAAGGAACTGGCCGACCCGATCGCCAAGGAGATCCCGGTCGTGCTGCGTCACGAGGAGGTCGTGATGCACGTGCCGGTCGAGGTCGCCCGGCGAGCCCGTCGGGCGGCGGCCGACGCGGGCGCGGACATCCTGGTCAGCGTCGGCGGCGGCTCGACCACGGGGCTGGCCAAGGCGGTGGCGATGACCACCGGGCTGCCGATCGTCGCGGTACCCACCACATACGCCGGCTCCGAGGCGACCAATGTCTGGGGCCTGACCGAGGGCGAGACCAAGACCACCGGCGTGGACGACGAGGTGCTGCCCGCGTCGGTCGTGTACGACGCAGGTCTGCTGACCACGCTCCCCGGCGAGATGACCGTGGCCAGCGGCCTGAACGCGATGGCGCACTGCGTGGACTCGATGTGGGGGCCACGCAGCGACCCGATCGACCGGGCCCTGGCGCAGGAGGGCATCCGCGCACTGGCGACCGGCCTGCCGACTGTGGCCGACGACTCGACGAGCGTCAAGGGCATCGAACAGACGCTGTACGGCGCCTACCTGGCCGCCGTCGCGTTCGCCTCGGCCGGCTCCGGGATGCACCACAAGATCTGCCATGTCCTCGGCGGCATGTTCAACCTCCCCCACGCACAGACCCACGCGGTCGTGCTGCCCCACGTGCTGGCCTTCAACGCCCCGCACGCACCCGAGGCGGAGGCGCGCATCGCCCAGGCGTTCGGCGCGGTCTTCCGCACCACCCGGACGGCGAGCGCCGGCCTGGCCGCCCTGCGTCACGCGCTGGACGCGCCGAGGGCGCTGCGCGACTACGGCATGCCCGAGGACGGCATCGCCAAGGCGCTGGGGCCGATCACGCAGGCGATCCCGGTGAACAACCCCACCCCCGTCAACGACGAGAACCTGACCGCGCTGCTGAAGGCGGCATGGGCCGGCGACCCGATCAGCTGA
- a CDS encoding PDR/VanB family oxidoreductase, giving the protein MSNEWLDTIVVTRRDATARIMVLELVSADDVELPEFAAGAHVDVLVDSAAGLVRQYSLCGTPHDRARYRLAVLAETASRGGSLGMHRLREGDRLRISRPRNRFGVSDEARRHLLVAGGIGVTPLLAMAHALEARGAEYELHYCARSRTDSAFLDELEHNPHVRLHFDDGPDDQRFDAATDIGPPDPEAAIYVCGPGGFMDFVISSARRAEWPAEAIHKERFAPVEDAAAHTAGGTFTVRLAKSGGEYEIKEGESVLDVLLAGGVDTPYSCQQGICGECIVRVIAGEPDHRDDILTDRERADGMFTTCSSRAHSPILELDL; this is encoded by the coding sequence ATGAGCAACGAGTGGCTCGACACCATCGTGGTCACCCGGCGCGACGCGACTGCCCGGATCATGGTGCTCGAACTGGTCAGTGCCGACGACGTCGAGCTCCCGGAGTTCGCCGCCGGCGCCCACGTCGACGTACTGGTGGACAGTGCCGCCGGCCTGGTCCGCCAGTACTCGCTGTGCGGAACGCCGCACGACCGCGCCCGCTACCGGCTGGCGGTGCTGGCCGAGACGGCGTCGCGCGGCGGCTCGCTGGGGATGCATCGACTTCGCGAAGGCGACAGGTTGCGGATCTCGCGTCCGCGGAACAGGTTCGGGGTCTCGGACGAGGCACGTCGCCATCTGCTGGTGGCCGGGGGAATCGGCGTCACCCCTCTGTTGGCCATGGCGCACGCGCTCGAAGCCAGGGGCGCGGAGTACGAGTTGCACTACTGCGCTCGAAGCCGGACGGATTCGGCGTTCCTCGACGAGTTGGAGCACAACCCCCACGTTCGGCTCCACTTCGACGACGGCCCGGACGACCAGCGCTTCGACGCTGCCACCGACATCGGCCCGCCCGACCCCGAGGCGGCGATCTACGTCTGTGGTCCCGGGGGCTTCATGGACTTCGTGATCTCCTCCGCACGCCGAGCGGAATGGCCTGCCGAAGCGATCCACAAGGAGCGCTTCGCACCCGTGGAGGACGCCGCCGCGCACACGGCCGGCGGGACTTTCACCGTGCGGCTCGCCAAGTCCGGGGGCGAGTACGAGATCAAGGAAGGCGAGAGCGTCCTCGACGTCCTGCTCGCGGGCGGCGTCGACACCCCTTACTCCTGCCAGCAGGGAATCTGCGGCGAGTGCATCGTGCGCGTAATCGCCGGAGAGCCCGACCACCGCGACGACATCCTGACCGACCGTGAGCGCGCCGACGGCATGTTCACCACGTGCTCATCGCGAGCACACTCACCGATTCTGGAGCTGGACCTATGA
- a CDS encoding dioxygenase has translation MATYVNPGSAQAGAHGTVYREVSSEQQAVEQQLVDNVVASFDACQDPRLQELMISLVKHLHSFIREVRLTEEEWGTAIDFLTRAGHITDEVRQEFILLSDTLGASMQTINVNNQAYKGATEATVFGPFFVEDSPAIELGGDLAFGAPGEPCWVEGTVTDTDGTPLAGARIEVWEADEDGLYDVQYEAGKRAGRAHLFSAADGGYRFWGLTPTPYPIPNDGPVGKMLDAVGRSPLRASHLHFMVSHEGARTLVTHIFPEGDPIGRKDTVFGVKDSLIKRFERQPAGTPTPDGRVIDGTWSRVRFDIVLAPAGI, from the coding sequence ATGGCTACCTACGTCAACCCCGGCTCGGCCCAGGCCGGCGCCCACGGCACGGTCTACCGCGAGGTGTCATCGGAGCAGCAGGCGGTCGAGCAGCAACTCGTCGACAACGTCGTGGCCTCCTTCGACGCCTGCCAGGACCCTCGGCTGCAGGAACTCATGATCTCCCTGGTCAAGCACCTGCACTCCTTCATCCGCGAGGTCCGGCTGACCGAGGAGGAGTGGGGGACGGCGATCGACTTCCTCACCAGGGCCGGCCACATCACCGACGAGGTCCGGCAGGAGTTCATCCTGCTGTCCGACACCCTCGGCGCGAGCATGCAGACGATCAACGTCAACAACCAGGCCTACAAGGGTGCCACTGAGGCGACCGTCTTCGGGCCGTTCTTCGTCGAGGACTCCCCGGCGATCGAACTCGGCGGTGACCTGGCCTTCGGTGCCCCCGGCGAGCCCTGCTGGGTCGAGGGCACCGTCACCGACACCGACGGCACCCCGCTCGCCGGCGCGCGGATCGAGGTCTGGGAGGCCGACGAGGACGGGCTCTACGACGTGCAGTACGAGGCCGGCAAGCGCGCAGGCCGGGCGCATCTCTTCTCCGCGGCCGACGGCGGATACCGCTTCTGGGGCCTCACCCCGACGCCGTACCCCATCCCGAACGACGGACCCGTCGGCAAGATGCTCGACGCGGTCGGCCGCTCGCCGCTGCGCGCCAGCCACCTGCACTTCATGGTGTCCCACGAGGGGGCGCGCACGCTGGTGACCCACATCTTCCCCGAGGGCGACCCGATCGGCCGCAAGGACACCGTCTTCGGCGTGAAGGACTCGCTGATCAAGCGGTTCGAGCGGCAGCCCGCCGGCACGCCGACGCCCGACGGCCGCGTCATCGACGGCACGTGGAGCCGTGTGCGCTTCGACATCGTCCTCGCCCCCGCGGGCATATGA
- a CDS encoding aldehyde dehydrogenase — protein sequence MSATEIEAPTSGVVRTSDLLIAGKHVAAQDGRYFETVEALTGEPIARVAAASVEDVNLAVDAAAAALPEWSNLPPAARRKVLERAAVLLGERTDEIVATMSREMGATLPWCGFNVHVAKGMFVEAAAQAYSAVGEVIPSDVPGLTALGVRQPVGVVVGIAPWNAPLILGVRAIVWPLVWGNTVVLKSSEQTPLTQAAIVQVLHDAGVPAGAVNLISNAPEDGPSVVEALIAHPAVTRVNFTGSSRVGRVIGELGGRHLTRVVLELGGKAPFLVLPDADLEEAAAAASFGAFMNQGEICMSTERVIVDRTVADELCSRLAERAAKLVVGPPSDPTSQIGPLVHTGARDHVVALIEDARTKGAQVLAGGTADGLFVKPTVLRGVTPDMLIYREESFGPVVSIIEVDSTDEAVAVANDTEYGLSAAVFGKDAAAALDVARRIRSGICHINGATVHDEPQMPFGGVGASGWGRFGSRAALEEFTELRWITIQSGSRHYPI from the coding sequence ATGTCAGCCACTGAGATCGAGGCACCCACGTCCGGCGTGGTCCGGACCAGCGACCTCCTCATCGCGGGCAAGCACGTCGCGGCCCAGGACGGCCGCTACTTCGAGACGGTCGAGGCCCTGACCGGTGAACCGATCGCACGGGTCGCGGCAGCCTCCGTCGAGGACGTCAACCTCGCGGTGGACGCGGCGGCGGCCGCCCTTCCGGAGTGGTCGAACCTTCCGCCGGCCGCCCGGCGCAAGGTACTGGAGCGCGCGGCCGTCCTGCTCGGCGAGCGCACGGACGAGATCGTCGCCACGATGAGCCGCGAGATGGGCGCCACTCTCCCGTGGTGCGGCTTCAACGTGCACGTCGCGAAGGGGATGTTCGTCGAGGCGGCGGCCCAGGCGTACTCGGCCGTCGGCGAGGTCATTCCGTCGGACGTGCCCGGCCTCACCGCCCTCGGCGTGCGTCAGCCGGTCGGCGTCGTCGTCGGCATCGCACCGTGGAACGCACCGCTGATCCTCGGCGTGCGCGCCATCGTGTGGCCGCTGGTGTGGGGCAACACCGTGGTGCTGAAGTCCTCCGAGCAGACACCGCTCACCCAGGCCGCCATCGTCCAGGTGCTGCACGATGCCGGTGTGCCCGCCGGAGCGGTCAACCTCATCAGCAACGCGCCCGAGGACGGTCCGAGTGTCGTCGAGGCTCTGATCGCCCACCCCGCCGTGACCCGCGTGAACTTCACCGGATCCAGCCGGGTCGGCCGCGTCATCGGCGAACTCGGTGGCCGCCACCTGACCCGTGTGGTCCTCGAACTCGGTGGCAAGGCTCCGTTCCTGGTGCTTCCCGACGCGGATCTGGAGGAGGCCGCCGCCGCGGCCAGCTTCGGCGCCTTCATGAACCAGGGCGAGATCTGCATGTCGACCGAGCGCGTCATCGTCGACAGGACTGTGGCCGACGAACTCTGCTCCCGCCTTGCTGAGCGTGCCGCCAAGCTTGTGGTCGGCCCCCCGAGCGACCCCACCTCACAGATCGGTCCGCTGGTCCACACCGGCGCCCGGGACCACGTGGTCGCACTGATCGAGGACGCCCGTACCAAGGGTGCGCAGGTCCTGGCCGGTGGCACGGCCGACGGCCTGTTCGTGAAGCCCACGGTGCTGCGCGGTGTCACGCCGGACATGCTCATCTACCGTGAGGAGTCCTTCGGACCGGTGGTCTCGATCATCGAGGTGGATTCGACCGACGAAGCCGTCGCGGTCGCCAACGACACCGAGTACGGGCTCTCCGCCGCGGTCTTCGGCAAGGACGCGGCCGCCGCGCTCGACGTGGCTCGCCGGATCAGGTCCGGCATCTGCCACATCAACGGCGCCACCGTGCACGACGAGCCCCAGATGCCCTTCGGTGGAGTCGGTGCCAGCGGCTGGGGTCGCTTCGGCTCCCGCGCCGCGCTGGAGGAGTTCACGGAGCTGCGCTGGATCACCATCCAGTCCGGATCCCGCCACTACCCCATCTGA
- a CDS encoding GlcG/HbpS family heme-binding protein, whose protein sequence is MREPLSYEIAHGAALAALEAGRADGHKVCAVVVNRSGVTKVLLSDDGVGLLSVETARRKAYTSAVSGVPTDKFAAFAASPRMQVAPPHLVDSNLLAVAGGVPIVTADGEVIGAIGVGGADDVTDDRIANQARDSVAKIVA, encoded by the coding sequence ATGCGAGAGCCGCTCAGCTACGAGATCGCGCACGGCGCCGCACTTGCCGCTCTGGAAGCAGGAAGGGCTGACGGGCACAAGGTGTGCGCTGTCGTGGTCAACCGAAGTGGCGTCACGAAGGTTCTTCTCAGTGACGACGGCGTCGGCCTTCTCAGCGTGGAGACCGCGCGACGCAAGGCCTACACCTCGGCCGTGAGCGGTGTCCCGACGGACAAGTTCGCGGCCTTCGCCGCATCCCCTCGGATGCAGGTGGCGCCTCCCCACCTGGTCGATTCCAACCTTCTGGCGGTCGCCGGCGGTGTGCCGATCGTGACGGCCGACGGGGAGGTCATCGGCGCCATCGGCGTGGGCGGGGCGGACGACGTCACTGACGACCGCATCGCGAATCAGGCTCGCGACTCCGTCGCGAAGATCGTCGCGTAG
- a CDS encoding thiamine pyrophosphate-binding protein, with protein sequence MATATGSGLVVRTLQRAGVNVAFGLPGAHIDGILQDALDAKLRIVDVRHEMNAGHAAEGYARVTGDLGVAVVTAGGGFTNVLTSIANAHLDRTPVLYIAGSGPLETDQVNDQQAGFDQVAMATPVTKFAHRVTRTELIPRLVAQAIRIAQSEPKGPVLLDIPWDVLRQQVDVDEVEDYRVEIDGTGIAPAGGLDRILEALGTARRPIALVGKSFVTAEARAQLHEFAARTGVPLFSDWEGLGAIVGSEQHVGLLQTLATVPEDERPDMVLLLGLRFGLATQFGTGRLLPKSSRIFQIDPDGRELGRLQDVELGIQADPIGTIGLLNERLGASPVPSGRDDWLGTLRDVSATRRSALAAETEQHEGAIHPYLAVRTIAESVPDQATVVVDGALTELWLSETIALAPLAHYLGHGYLSSMGSNFGVALGAQYATPDKATILVTGDGAVGYSLAEFDSLVRAGLPVIVIVLNNQAWGATLHTQQFFFGQDRVTNNRLENGSYSSVARALGADGVDVTELDQLGPAIEAALAARRPTCIDVRVSLAPIPPEERVLNGGAPFGGIEIDA encoded by the coding sequence ATGGCAACCGCAACCGGTAGTGGGCTCGTCGTGCGCACACTGCAGCGAGCCGGAGTCAACGTGGCCTTCGGCCTGCCCGGAGCGCACATCGACGGCATCCTCCAGGACGCCCTGGATGCCAAGCTACGGATCGTCGACGTGCGCCACGAGATGAACGCCGGCCACGCCGCCGAGGGATATGCGCGGGTCACCGGGGACCTGGGTGTCGCCGTCGTGACAGCGGGTGGCGGCTTCACCAACGTCCTGACCTCCATCGCCAACGCCCATCTCGACCGGACCCCCGTCCTCTACATCGCGGGCTCCGGTCCTCTCGAAACGGACCAGGTCAACGACCAGCAGGCCGGATTCGACCAGGTCGCCATGGCCACCCCGGTGACCAAGTTCGCGCACCGCGTCACCCGTACCGAGCTGATTCCCCGTCTGGTCGCCCAGGCCATCCGCATCGCGCAGTCGGAGCCCAAGGGCCCGGTGCTCCTCGACATCCCCTGGGACGTCCTGCGTCAGCAGGTCGATGTCGACGAGGTCGAGGACTACCGAGTCGAGATCGACGGCACCGGCATCGCCCCGGCCGGTGGCCTCGACCGGATCCTCGAGGCACTCGGCACCGCGCGTCGGCCGATCGCGCTGGTCGGCAAGTCCTTCGTCACCGCCGAAGCACGCGCGCAGTTGCACGAGTTCGCCGCCCGTACCGGGGTGCCCCTCTTCTCCGACTGGGAGGGACTCGGTGCGATCGTCGGGTCCGAGCAGCACGTCGGTCTCCTCCAGACCCTGGCCACCGTCCCCGAGGACGAGCGGCCCGACATGGTCCTGCTGCTCGGGCTGCGCTTTGGACTGGCCACCCAGTTCGGCACGGGCCGACTGCTCCCGAAGAGCTCGCGGATCTTCCAGATCGACCCCGATGGCCGTGAGCTCGGCCGTCTGCAGGATGTCGAACTCGGCATCCAGGCAGACCCGATCGGCACGATCGGCCTGCTGAACGAGCGCCTGGGCGCCAGCCCCGTTCCCTCAGGGCGCGACGACTGGCTGGGGACTTTGCGGGACGTCTCGGCCACCCGACGGTCCGCGCTTGCCGCCGAAACCGAGCAGCACGAGGGCGCGATCCACCCGTACCTCGCGGTCCGCACGATCGCCGAGAGCGTCCCCGACCAGGCCACCGTGGTCGTCGACGGTGCTCTGACCGAGCTGTGGCTCTCCGAGACGATCGCGCTCGCGCCTCTGGCCCACTACCTCGGGCACGGCTACCTCAGTTCGATGGGCAGCAACTTCGGCGTGGCCCTGGGAGCGCAGTACGCGACCCCCGACAAGGCGACGATCCTCGTCACCGGCGACGGTGCCGTCGGCTACAGCCTGGCCGAGTTCGACTCCCTTGTCCGGGCGGGGCTCCCGGTCATTGTGATCGTCCTCAACAACCAAGCGTGGGGCGCCACTCTGCACACCCAGCAGTTCTTCTTCGGACAGGACCGTGTCACCAACAACCGTCTGGAGAACGGCTCCTACAGCAGCGTGGCACGAGCTCTCGGCGCGGACGGCGTCGACGTCACAGAGCTGGACCAGCTCGGCCCGGCGATCGAGGCCGCCCTCGCGGCCCGCCGACCGACGTGCATCGACGTGCGCGTGAGCCTTGCGCCCATTCCTCCGGAGGAGCGCGTCCTGAATGGCGGAGCTCCCTTCGGCGGCATCGAGATCGACGCATGA
- a CDS encoding nuclear transport factor 2 family protein: protein MTTTSTATATAVQAIEQAEAAWLVALTEGEEAMTALMLEDSRAIHGPVGKIDDRETFSHFTWTRRRMVFAKAEELSITVRGNTAITTCLQEMHIIFDENLPPFPVQETVTRVWEETSEGWRLAHMHQAKRMPPV, encoded by the coding sequence ATGACCACGACATCCACCGCAACCGCCACGGCCGTGCAGGCGATCGAGCAGGCAGAGGCCGCATGGCTCGTGGCCCTCACCGAGGGCGAAGAAGCGATGACCGCGCTCATGCTCGAGGACAGCCGGGCCATCCACGGCCCGGTCGGGAAGATCGACGACCGTGAGACGTTCTCACATTTCACCTGGACCCGCCGCCGCATGGTTTTCGCGAAGGCCGAGGAGCTCAGCATCACCGTGCGGGGCAACACCGCGATCACCACGTGCCTCCAGGAGATGCACATCATCTTCGACGAAAACCTCCCTCCGTTCCCGGTCCAGGAGACGGTGACACGGGTCTGGGAGGAGACCTCGGAGGGCTGGCGCCTGGCGCACATGCACCAGGCCAAGCGCATGCCCCCGGTCTGA